A DNA window from Salvelinus alpinus chromosome 39, SLU_Salpinus.1, whole genome shotgun sequence contains the following coding sequences:
- the LOC139566948 gene encoding salivary glue protein Sgs-3-like, with protein TTGSPTTTTASPTTTTAAPTTITAYPNTTTEAPTTTTASPTTTTAAPTTTTAAPTTTTAAPTTTATPTTTTAAPTTTTATPTTITADVTTTTAAPTTTTAAPTTTTADVTTPTASPTTTPDAPTITTADVTTTTAAPTTTTAATTTTTPAPTTTTEAPTTTTATPTTT; from the coding sequence accactgggtctcccactacaaccacagcgtctcccacaacaaccacagcggctcccacaacaatcacagcttaccccaatacaaccacagaggctcccacaacaaccactgcttctcccacaacaaccacagcggctcccactacaaccacagcggctcccactacaaccacagcggctccgacaacaacagcgactcccacaacaaccacagcagctcccacaacaaccacagcgactcccacaacaatcacagctgatgttacaacaaccacagcggctcccacaacaaccacagcggctcccacaacaaccacagctgatgttacaacacccacagcgtctcccacaacaacccccgatgctcccacaataaccacagctgatgttacaacaacaacagcggctcccactacgaccacagcggcaaccacaacgaccacaccagctcccactacaaccacagaggctcccacaacaaccacagcaactcccacaacaacc